The Oncorhynchus keta strain PuntledgeMale-10-30-2019 chromosome 22, Oket_V2, whole genome shotgun sequence genome includes the window ccgctgtcttcaatcaggatctcagcgatcactgcctcattgcctgtatctgtTACGGGCcagcagtcaaacgaccacccctaatcactgtcaaatgctccctaaaaacacttctgtgagcaggtcTTTCTAATCGCCCTGGCCCggatatcctggaaggatattgacctcatcccgtcagttgaggatgcctggtcattctttaaaagtaattatcctcaccatcttagataagcatgctccgttcaaaaaatgcagaactaagaacagatacagcccttggttcactccagacctgactgccctcgaccagcacaaaaacatcctgtggcggactgcaatagcatcgaatagtccccgcgatatgcaactgttcagggaagtcaggaaccaatacacgcagtcagtcaggaaagcaaaggccaactttttcaagcagaaatttgcatcctgtaacacTAATTCCCTCAAAATTTGGGACActctaaagtccatggagaataagagcacctcctcccagctgcccacgacactgaggataggaaacattgtcaccaccaataaatctacGATTAAGGGTAATTTctataagcatttttctatgtctggccatgctttccacctggctacccctaccccagccaACATCTCTGCACACCCTCcggcaacttgcccaagccccccgcttctccttcacccaaatccagacagctgaagTTCTGAAAGTTCTGAAAAATCTGGATCAGCTGGGctcgacaatctggaccctctcttcctaaaatgatccgccgaaattgttgcaacccctattactagcctattcaaccacTCGTTTTGTCTGAGATtcacaaagattggaaagctgccgcgatcatccccctcttcaaagggggagacactctagacccaaactgctacagacctatatctatcctaccctgcctttctaaggtcttcgaaagccaagttaacaaacagatcaccgactatttcaaatcccactgtaccttctccactatgcaatctggtttctgagctggtcatgggtgcacctcagtcacgctcaagatcctaaacgatatcataaccgccatcgataaaagatagtactgtgcagccgtcttcatcgaactggccaaggctttcgactctgtcaatcacagcatTCTTATCGCCAGACTcaaaagccttggtttctcaaatgactgcctcgcctggttcaccaactacttctcagataaagttcagtgtgtcaaatcggagggcctgttgtctggacctctggtagtctatgggggtgccacagggatcatttcttgggccgactctttcctctatacatcaatgatgtcgcccttgatgctggtgattctctgatccacctctacgcagacgacaccattctgtttctatctggcccttctttggacactgtgttaacaaaccttcaAACGAgcatcaatgccatacaacactccttccgtgacctccaaatgcttttaaatgcaagtaaacctaaatgcatgctcttcaaccgattgttgcccgcacccgcccgcccgactagcatcattactctggacggttctgacttagaatatatggacaactacaaatatctcagtgtctggttagactgtaaactctccatccagactcacattaacttCTTAGGCCtgagatcccgttaacgggatcgatatgacaacagctattatctccaattcaaaattaagcatctccaattcaaaattaaatctagaattggcttcctatttcgcaaacaaagcctccttcactcatgctgccaaaaatacccttgtaaaactgactatcctaccgattctGGACTTCGGCGatttcatttacaaaatagcctccaacactctactcagcaaactggatgtagtctatcacagtgccatccgttttgtcaccaaagccccatatactacccaccactgcgacctgtatgctctggttggctggccctcaatacatattcgtcgccaaacccactggctccagctcATCTATaagtctcagctcactggtcaacatagcaacacccacccgtagcacgcgctccagcaggtatatttcactggccaACACttgctttggccgcctttccttccagttttctgctgccaatgactggaacgaactgcaaaaatcactgaatctggagtcttatatctccctctctaactttaagcatcagctgtcagagcagcttactgaccACTGTACcagtacacagccaatctgtaaatagcacacccaactacctcatccccatattgttatttatcctcttgctcttttgcaccccggtatctctacttgcacatcattatctgcacatctatcactccagtgtttatgctaaattgtatttttttcgcctctatggcctatttattgcctaaccTCCCTAGTTctcgactggcctacctggttaaataaaagtgaagtAAAAACAATATTGTTGCTCTGATCCTCACATCATTTGAATATGGACACTAGAAGGGCCAAtcaaatttagattttttttcttgGACTTTGCCCTTTGATCTTGGAGATCTCACTCTGTTCTTAAACCATTTTTGGGGTGTTTCATTTAGTATTTTGGGTTGGGGGATTTCGAATTTGGGAAATAGGTCTAGATGTGAAATGGCTGTCCTGTACGTGACTGAGTCCCTTTAAAAGGCATGTAACTACTCCGTTGCACAATGCAGCAGTAGCGTACAGTGAATCAACTAGATGCCATTATTAAACATAGAAGAAGTAGCGGGTCGTCACCAGTTACCATAGCCACAAAGTTATAAACCTCgcccatttctacaatttatcttcttaaaatgtgatcTTAAACCTAGCCATAATTGTAACCCACTGATAACCTTATGCCtgaccttaaattaagaccaaaaaggaATAACAAAAATATGTCTACGATATAACCAATTttcgactttgtggctgtggtaactagtggacaCCGGAAGTAATGTGACGACCGGATAACATCCGGTGAGTGACCTGGACTGGTCCGTCCTCCAACATCTAATTCATCATCTAACAGTGGGTCATACCAGGTCAAGAGCATAAACGTCATGGTTTTCGAGGAGAAAATGATCCTGAACGGGGAACCTGAAGATGTAAGACGTGAACTCACCATGTTGTATTCAATATCTCGTTAAATAATGAACGGGCTCATTTGTTAAAGGCCAAACTTGAGAGAGCCAAAGTGGCTAGCAGATTCGTTAGCATACTCGCTAGCTAGTTAGCGAATAATCTGCTAGGTTGCTTTCGATCAACCAGTGGTAATAAATAGTACGCGCTAGCTAGCTTAATATATTGCCCAGTGTGTAACATCGGTGTAATGTTTCGAGTggtttaaaatgtgtttttctttcaggaggaggaggaagaggaggaggaggaagatatgGTGGTATGAATCGATTTGGTTTGATGCAGCATAATTTGCCCACCTTGCATTTGTTCTAAAACCCACATATGTTCTAACATAGCTAACTGGAGGGAATTAATAGCctagtcccagatctgtttgagcTATAGCCAAGTCTATGGTCGTTTGTTATGCCAGACATGTTGGctatagcacaaacagatctgagaccaggctaggggAATAGATGGTTTGTGTACTTATTGACCTTCGTTTATCTGTTCCAGGACCCCCTTGAGGTGGTGCGGGACAAGTGTGCACAGGCAGAGCACTGCGTCCACGCCAGGGTGAAACTGGAGGACTGTGAATCCAGGGTCGGCTCCAAGTCCGAAACCAGAGAGGACTGCACCGAGGAGCTTTTCGACTTCCTCCATGCGCGGGACCACTGTGTATGTGAGATCTACCCATACACTTTCACCAACAGTGAAGAAGGGGGTGCAAGGGAATACATACAAGCAGGCATGAGAGTGCATGTGACTCCATTGATAATGCCTACAGGTCTTGGTAGAGcctactcaaatcaaatgttatttgtcatatgctttgtaaacaacgggtgcagactaacagtgaaatgcttacttacgggcctttcccaacaatgcagagaaaaaaTTATAGAaaaaacacaaggaataaatacacaatgagtaacgataacctggctatatacacaggcTACCAGTACCGAGtttatgtgcaggggtacgagctaattgaggtagatatgcacagttgaagtcggaagtttacatacaccttagccaattacatttaaaatcatttttttcacaattcctgacatataatcctagtaaaaaatccctgttttaggtcagttaggatcaccactttattttaagaatgtgaaatgtcagaataatagtgatttatttcaggttttatttattttcatcacattcccagtgggtcagaagtttacatacactcaattagtatttggtagcattgcctttaaattgttcaacttgggtcaaacggtTCGGGTAGCCTTGCACAAgcttgggtgaattctggcccattcctcctgacagagctggtgtaactgagtcagacttgtaggcctccttgcttgcacacgctttttcagttctgcccacaaatattctataggattgaggtcagggctttgtgatggccactccaataccttgactttgtccttaagcaattgttccaaaactttggaagtatacttggtcattgtccatttggaagacctatttgcaactaagatttaacttcctgactgatgtcttgagatgctgcatcaatatatccacaaaattttcctacctcatgatgccatctattttgtgaagtgtaccagtccctcctgcagcaatgcacccccactacatgatgctgctacccctgtGCGTCATGGTTCgcatggtgttcttcggtttgtaagcctccccctttttcctccaaacataacaatggtcattatggccaaacagttctatttttatttcatcagaccagagggcatttctccccATGTGAAGTTGTAAACTGTAGTCTGgcgtttttatggcggttttggagcagtggcttcttccttgctgagcggcctttcaggttatgtcaatataggactggtttttactgtggatatagatacttttgtacccgtttcctccagcatcttcacaaggtcctttgctgttctgggattaagatgcacttttcgcaccaaagtacgttcatctgtaggagacagaacgcatctccttcctgagcggtatgacggcccATGGTGGTAGgattgtcccatggtgtttatacttgcgtactattgtttgtacagatgaacatggtaccttcaggcgtttggaaattgcttccaaggatgaaccagacttgtggaggtctacaaatatttttctgaggtcttagctgatttcttttgattttcccatgatgtcaagcaaagaggcactgagtttgaaggtaggccttgaaatacatccacaggtacacctccaattgactcaaattatgtcaattagcctgtcagaagcttctaaagccatgacataattttctgaaattttccaagctgtttaaaggcacagtcaacttagtgtatgtgaacttctgacccactggaattgtgatacagtgaattataagtgaaataatctgtctgtaaacaattgttggaaaaattacttgtcctaaccgacttgccaaaactattgtttgttaacaagaaattttgggagtggttgaaaaactagttttcatgactccagcctaagtgtatgtaaacttcttacttcaactgtacatataggtaggggtaaagtgactaggaaacaggatagataataggtagcagcagcagcgtatgtgatgagtcaagagTTACTGCAAaagagggtcaatgcagatagtccgggtagctatatGATTAACTatttagtagtcttatggcttgagggtagaagctgttcagggtcttgtTGGTTCCACACTTGGtgcaccggtaccgcttgccgtgcagtagcagagggaacagtctgatgtattgttttatttatttatagggGACAATGCACATTAATCAACATCAATATTACAATAATGCAACAGCCATGTAAATGTGCTGGGGATAGCCAAAAGATAATTTGCATTTGTAGTCCCTGGGCAGTTAAGGACAATTACACagccacaatacaaaaactcagTAAAACAATACAAAATACCAATACATTACATCCAATAATATATCATTCtaatgacaacaacaacactatCATCAACTGTAGTCTTACATATGAACCACAGATAACTCGTGTACAGGTTTGGATAGATTTTAGCCATGTTTTCAATTCAAATTTAAAAGTACAATAATCAGTGATTTGGGTGCCTGGAGTCCTTGACCGTTtttagggccttcatctgacaccgcttagaggtcctggaaggcagggAGCTCGGCCACTGTGAGGTACTGGGGCGTACGcagtaccctctgtagcgccttgtggttgGATGCCAAGCAGTAGCCGTACCAatcggtgatgcagccagtcaagttgctttcaatggtgcagctgtagatctttttgaggatctgagggcacatgacaaatcttttcagcctcctgagggggaagaggcgttgtcatgCCTTCTtaatgactgtgttggtgtgtgtgaacCATGTTAATtcattagtgatgtggacactgaggaacttggaAGTTCTCGACCCTCTCCCCTATagcccgtcgatgtggatgggggcgtgcttggccaTCCATTTcatgtagtccatgatcagccactttgtcttgctgatgtcgagagagaggctgttgtcctggcaacacaccTGCCtcgtcactgacctcctccctgtagtctgtCTCATCGTCGTTGGTGATCAGGTCCATCACTGAAGtgtcttcagcaaacttaatgacggtgttggagtcgtgcagtTATGAGTGaacggagtacaggaggggactgagcacgcacccctgaggggaccCCGTGTTGTCGTTGCCTACCCTTACcccctgggggtggcccgtcaggaagtccaggatccatttgcagagggaggtgtttagtcccaggatccttagcttattgatgagctttcagggcactatggtgttgaacgctgagctgtagtcaatgaatagcattctcacataggtgttccttttgtccaggtgggagagggtagtgtggagtgcaatagagattgcatcatctgtggatctgttggggtggtatgtgaattggagtgggtctgggatgatggtgtcgatgtgagccatgaccagcctttcaatgcaTTACATGGCTACAGTTGTGAGTACTACTAGGTGAAAGTCATTTAGACAGGCTACCTTGGCGTTCCTGTGCacggggactatggtggtctgcttgaaacagagatattacagactggtactgtatgtaggttggAGGTAGATCTCTCTGTCTGCCAATAATGAACATGACACTGAGGCTGGCTGTCAGACTGGAGACCTCTCCTTCATATGTACTGTTCTGAAAACAGTTGACAGAACTGTGGTTGAAACCATACTGGGTGTTTGCATTCACCTGTCCAGTTCCTTCACGTCAGTGCAGATGATGGAGAGAAAGCGACTTGAGACTATTGAGATGTGTAGTAGTATACTCCCTCCCTATATCTCTAGGGAAAATAATAGCCTAGTATTACTGTCAGCATTGGGCTAATCATCCAGGTGTACCACCACAACTGATGCATGGGTAAATTAGATGACTCAACATTTGAACTTCTACAAGCAAGATTATATCCAGGAGTCAGTGGATTTACTCTATCGCATGCTCCTCTTTCATTAAGTTCCTCATGATTGGAGATGTTAGAATTTGAGAACAGTAGTtgaagaggctcccacgctgaggtctgtccaacgctggtccgaccaagctgactccacactccaagactgcttccatcacgtggtctgggatatgtttcgtattgcgtcagataacaatattgacgaatacgctgattcggtgtgcgagttcattagaagtGTGTtaaagatgtcgttcccatagcaatgattaaaacattccctaaccagaaaccgtggattgatggcagcattcgcgtgaaactgaaagcgcgaaccactgcttttaatcagggcaaggtgtctggtaacatgaccgaatacaaacagtgcagctattccctccgcaaggctatcaaacaagccaagcg containing:
- the LOC118401530 gene encoding cytochrome b-c1 complex subunit 6, mitochondrial-like → MVFEEKMILNGEPEDEEEEEEEEEDMVDPLEVVRDKCAQAEHCVHARVKLEDCESRVGSKSETREDCTEELFDFLHARDHCVAHKVFHSVK